A section of the Paenibacillus aurantius genome encodes:
- a CDS encoding DUF1146 family protein has translation MEYSFAVNSLIYILMALICIGFSWWALQQFRFDLFLKNPKSAQAKALQILLSIALGYEAARFLVDYFNWSAMLKGMF, from the coding sequence ATGGAGTATTCATTCGCGGTAAACAGCCTGATTTATATTCTGATGGCCCTCATCTGTATCGGATTCTCCTGGTGGGCGCTGCAGCAGTTCCGGTTTGATCTGTTTCTGAAGAACCCGAAGTCCGCTCAAGCCAAAGCGCTGCAAATCCTGCTCTCGATTGCCCTGGGCTACGAAGCGGCCCGGTTTCTGGTCGATTATTTCAACTGGTCGGCCATGCTGAAAGGGATGTTTTGA